The DNA region ACCGGCGGCTTCCTGCTGCAGGCCGTGCTGACGATGCAGTGGGTGTTCGACTACAAGCCGAGCGACGTTTTCTGGTGCACCGCCGACGTGGGCTGGGTTACCGGCCACACTTACGTCTGCTATGGGCCGCTGGCGGTGGGCGCGACCGAGATCATGTTCGAGGGCGTGCCGACCTACCCCGATGCCGGCCGCTTCTGGCGCATGATCCAGGACCACAAGTGCACTGTCTTCTACACCGCGCCGACCGCAATCCGATCGCTCATCAAGCTCGGCGCCGACCTGCCGAAGCAATACGACTTGTCGTCCTTGCGCATCCTGGGCACGGTGGGCGAGCCAATCAACCCGGAAGCCTGGATGTGGTACTACCAAACCGTCGGCAGCGAGCGCTGTCCCGTCGTCGATACCTGGTGGCAGACCGAGACGGGCGGCCATCTCATCAGCCCGCTGCCCGGTGCGACGCCGCTCAAGCCCGGTTCGTGCACGCTGCCTCTGCCCGGCATCATCGCCGATATCGTCGACGAGACCGGCAACTCGGTGGAGCGCGGCAAGGGCGGCATTCTCGTGATCCGCAAGCCCTGGCCGTCGCTGCTGCGCACGATCTGGGGCGATCCGGATCGCTTCCGCCGCACCTATTTCCCGGACGATTTCAAGGGCAAGCTCTATGTCGCGGGCGACGGTGCGAGCCGCGATGCCAACGGCTATTTCACCATCATGGGCCGCATCGACGACGTGCTGAACGTCTCCGGCCACCGCCTGGGCACGATGGAGGTCGAATCGGCGCTGGTATCGAACCCCAAGGTTGCCGAAGCGGCCGTGGTCGGGCGGCCCGACGATCTCACCGGTGAGGCGATTGCCGCTTTCGTAGTGTTGCGCCAGACGCGCCCCAGCGGCGCGGAGGCCGGGCGCATCGCCAGCGAGCTGCGCGACTGGGTAGCCAAGGAAATCGGTCCGATCGCCAAGCCCAAGGACATCCGCTTCGGCGAAAATCTTCCCA from Betaproteobacteria bacterium includes:
- the acs gene encoding acetate--CoA ligase, giving the protein MSTILSILQENRIFPPRDAFARQANIPGMDAYKKLCDEAERDYAGFWARLARENLLWHKPFTRSLDDSNAPFFKWFEDGTLNASYNCLDRHLETQPEKTAIIFEADDGKITRINYRNLHRRVCAMANGLKSLSIKKGDRVIIYMGMSIEVVVAMQACARIGAIHSVVFGGFSAKALHERIIDASAVAVLTADEQMRGGRAIALKAAVDEAIALGGTDTLRHVVVYKRTGVDVQWVSGRDLWLHDLVKDQPETCEPEWVSAEHPLFILYTSGSTGKPKGVQHSTGGFLLQAVLTMQWVFDYKPSDVFWCTADVGWVTGHTYVCYGPLAVGATEIMFEGVPTYPDAGRFWRMIQDHKCTVFYTAPTAIRSLIKLGADLPKQYDLSSLRILGTVGEPINPEAWMWYYQTVGSERCPVVDTWWQTETGGHLISPLPGATPLKPGSCTLPLPGIIADIVDETGNSVERGKGGILVIRKPWPSLLRTIWGDPDRFRRTYFPDDFKGKLYVAGDGASRDANGYFTIMGRIDDVLNVSGHRLGTMEVESALVSNPKVAEAAVVGRPDDLTGEAIAAFVVLRQTRPSGAEAGRIASELRDWVAKEIGPIAKPKDIRFGENLPKTRSGKIMRRLLRSLARGEEINQDVSTLENPAILDQLKEVS